In Podospora pseudocomata strain CBS 415.72m chromosome 4, whole genome shotgun sequence, the genomic stretch CTTCTTCCCCGCCAACCTACACAAGTCGATAGCAGCCTCGGTATGCCCCCGTCGATCCctcacacctccctccctcgccctaAGCGGAAAAACATGTCCCGGCCTCCTGAACGTCTCGGGGGTGGAGGCAGGATCAGCAAGCTGCCTGCACACCAGCGCGCGGTCGTGGGCCGAGATGCCTGTCGTGACAGACGGGTCGGCCGAGTCGACCGAGATGGTGTAGGCGGTCGTGCGGAGGTCCTGGTTGTGGGTGACCATCTGGGGGAGGTCGAGGGACGAGCAGCGgtcggggaggatgggggcgCAGATGAGCCCGCTGGAGTGCCGGATCATGAAGGCCATTTGTTGGGTCGTGATTGACtcggcggcgatgatgaggtcGGCTTCGTTTTCGCGGGAGgggtcgtcgaggatgacgacgaatTCGCCGTTGCctggggggcggggggttagcatagggggtttgggtaggggagggaaaaggggagcATACGGAAGGCCTCGATTGTGTCGGGGATGGAGTCGAACTGTGAGGAGTCGATGTTGTCgactgcggtggtggtggagggcatTGTTGAGGCTTTGTTATGTGCGCTCCCAACTGGAAGTCGCTACGGCACAAGAGTTAAAAGAGTATAAACGTCCAGATTATTTTGTTTGGTTTGCGGCGACAACGGTCAAGCAGGATGCGCGCGCGcaatgatggtggtgctgggacCGAGTTAGCTGTCTGGCTGGCGCTCGGTAGGTCGTTCGGTTGTAGTGGGGGTTCAGTCGGCTCAATTGCGACTTGTGAGGGGTCCCCGAAAAATTATAAAGTGGGAGAGCGACTTCGGGGCGAATGCACCAAGGGTCCTATTGTATAGCGGCGGCGACTTTCATTACTCGGCTTCCTTAGGAAGAGTCTGGATTGGGACGAGACCGTGGTATATATGTATATACAGCTCGGTGATCACCTGCCAATTTATGACGGTGAACCCAGTCGCTCGGTACAAGTCACACGAGGACGTCTTTATTCGGCAGCGGGCAGCAGGGTATCCCGATTGTGGGGTTACTTTCACCACTCTGGCGATGCCGAAGAGTTGGTCTGTTTGACGTGATCACTATTTGCTATGCCTTTTACAAATCTACAATTTAAGGGGAGGGATAGTGAGAGAATGAATATGTCACCAATTACCAACTATCCAGGTCCCCTTACATAACATTGTCCCCTACAAGATGACGGTCGCTGACAAACAACCGCCATGCCATTGACCGC encodes the following:
- the RIB3 gene encoding 3,4-dihydroxy 2-butanone 4-phosphate synthase (COG:H; BUSCO:EOG09263Z8I; EggNog:ENOG503NVCF); the protein is MPSTTTAVDNIDSSQFDSIPDTIEAFRNGEFVVILDDPSRENEADLIIAAESITTQQMAFMIRHSSGLICAPILPDRCSSLDLPQMVTHNQDLRTTAYTISVDSADPSVTTGISAHDRALVCRQLADPASTPETFRRPGHVFPLRAREGGVRDRRGHTEAAIDLCRLAGKKPAGVISELVEDGIEVEGRAVREQPGMMRGQACVDFARRWGLRVATIADMVEYLEKTEGKLVKGGVNGTQ